One Rubripirellula reticaptiva genomic region harbors:
- a CDS encoding putative molybdenum carrier protein, whose translation MPRLNHNDAIGDRYDGELFSDPPLSDPDGQKVDSPFRPDRIVSGGQTGIDRAGLDVAIDLGIEHGGWCPKGRLAEDGTVPAKYQLTEYSSPKYSARTAQNVIDSDATLILYERKLIGGTLLTARLCKRHKRPCFLIQMDAEGPQEAIVWLSELRPATLNIAGPRESTSPGIAGRARPLLLEMLSQPV comes from the coding sequence GTGCCCAGACTCAACCACAACGATGCCATTGGCGATCGATATGACGGCGAGCTATTCAGTGATCCACCACTGAGTGATCCAGACGGGCAGAAAGTCGATTCGCCGTTCCGTCCTGACCGGATTGTTTCGGGTGGCCAAACAGGGATCGATCGCGCGGGACTGGACGTTGCCATCGACCTGGGGATTGAACACGGCGGTTGGTGCCCCAAGGGACGCTTGGCCGAAGACGGCACCGTGCCGGCAAAGTACCAACTGACCGAGTACTCGTCGCCGAAGTACTCCGCTCGGACGGCGCAAAACGTGATCGACAGCGACGCGACACTGATTCTGTATGAACGCAAACTGATCGGCGGCACATTGCTGACCGCTCGACTTTGCAAGCGGCACAAGCGACCGTGTTTCTTGATCCAAATGGATGCCGAAGGTCCGCAGGAAGCGATCGTTTGGCTTTCCGAACTGCGACCGGCAACGCTAAACATCGCTGGCCCACGCGAATCGACGTCGCCTGGGATTGCTGGTCGGGCGCGACCGCTGTTGTTGGAAATGCTCTCACAGCCTGTGTAA
- the rpmA gene encoding 50S ribosomal protein L27, protein MAHKKGQGSSRNGRDSNAQRRGVKKFGGQSVIAGNILIRQVGTKWHPGKGVGQGNDYTLYALIDGNVMFDQKGRRINVVAKEEAAAAV, encoded by the coding sequence ATGGCACACAAAAAGGGACAGGGCTCTAGCCGTAACGGTCGCGATTCGAACGCACAACGTCGCGGAGTCAAGAAGTTCGGCGGTCAATCCGTTATTGCTGGTAACATTCTGATCCGCCAGGTTGGCACCAAGTGGCACCCTGGAAAGGGTGTCGGCCAAGGCAACGATTACACGCTTTATGCGTTGATCGACGGAAACGTGATGTTCGATCAAAAAGGTCGTCGCATTAACGTGGTTGCCAAAGAAGAAGCCGCTGCTGCGGTGTAG
- a CDS encoding WD40 repeat domain-containing protein, giving the protein MRNLLSLCLVICSLAATSAAEPVDYVRDVLPIFQTYCISCHADGDSEGDLVMDSHAAMMKGGENGAVITAGVPSSSRLFLMAAGKLEPVMPPDGEQGPSEAELATIEAWIEQGAIGPDGDMPIKTVLRTPKIATNKNAAKPITAIAASGKSKLHALARFGSVELVDGDKVVNTIRGDFGKVNAIEFSRDGERILIASGVTGAYGDAAIYSVATGERLVEMVGHSDVLYAAVFSPDETLVATAGYDRQIVLWNAATGDPIRTFSGHNGAIFDLVFSPDGNLLVSACADETVKIWDVKTGQRFDTLSQPEGEVFTVEITADGKYVLAGSADNRLRVWRLKSVDKPRINPIVATRFVDESPLVNFALTGDGKELVVMSEAGNLKRIRTSDWTPSGVIDSVGSGASDLAIDLGGKSILVSMMNGTVERRELPAMSGKSNGKPIEGPHAVPPKYMDLGELVSVSESDAKSELKSQSGVVDVDRGARISGVISLPGQVDRFRWHARAGEVWAIDADATGKAGKIDPFIAIVDDDGQRVPRVRLQAIRDTYFTFRGKNSTQVNDFRMFNFEELNLNDFLYASGEVTRLFMRPRGPDSGFNVYPNSGNRWTFFGTTHSTHALGEPAYVVRPLAPGDQPLANGLPVFDIYYENDDDPMRMAGTGSRLLFTAPADGRYTVQVTDTRGEGGDDYGYTLAVRAAQPAFVPHVKPVTKSLRRGGGREIQINVDRTDGFDGPVKFDIQGLPEEVVSNFPVTIEKGQQSAVAMVWIPESAKGWDGEVEPTLVATAKVLGRNVERRVGSIGKLKVANRAEVISTIQPIGRTEIADSAWTLTVRRGETVPARVILDRKDGFKNEVSFGKEEAGRNSTHGVYVDNIGLNGLLVPAGMTQQDFFVTADPIAKLGKRQFFLTAGVDGGVTTHPIVVEVVE; this is encoded by the coding sequence ATGCGAAATCTTCTATCTCTTTGTCTTGTCATTTGCTCGCTTGCTGCCACTTCGGCGGCCGAGCCGGTTGATTATGTTCGCGACGTCTTACCAATCTTCCAGACATACTGCATCAGTTGCCACGCAGACGGCGATTCGGAAGGTGACTTGGTGATGGATTCGCATGCTGCGATGATGAAGGGTGGCGAAAATGGGGCGGTGATCACCGCCGGCGTGCCGTCGAGTAGTCGGTTGTTCTTGATGGCGGCGGGCAAGTTGGAACCAGTCATGCCGCCCGATGGCGAACAGGGGCCCAGCGAAGCCGAACTGGCGACGATCGAGGCTTGGATCGAACAAGGTGCGATTGGGCCGGACGGCGACATGCCGATCAAAACAGTCTTGCGAACACCAAAGATCGCGACGAATAAAAATGCGGCGAAGCCAATCACGGCGATCGCGGCGTCAGGCAAAAGCAAGCTTCACGCGCTCGCCCGATTTGGATCGGTCGAGTTGGTCGACGGCGACAAAGTGGTTAACACGATCCGCGGCGATTTTGGCAAGGTCAATGCGATTGAGTTCAGCCGCGATGGCGAACGGATTTTGATCGCGTCGGGTGTTACCGGAGCGTATGGGGACGCAGCTATTTATTCGGTCGCCACGGGTGAGCGATTGGTCGAGATGGTCGGTCACAGCGACGTGCTGTATGCAGCTGTGTTTTCGCCTGATGAAACGCTGGTGGCGACCGCTGGCTATGACCGCCAGATCGTGTTGTGGAACGCAGCGACGGGCGATCCGATCCGAACGTTCAGCGGACATAACGGTGCCATCTTTGACTTGGTCTTTTCGCCTGACGGCAATCTGCTGGTCAGTGCCTGTGCGGATGAAACGGTAAAGATCTGGGACGTTAAAACGGGGCAACGATTCGACACGCTTAGCCAGCCCGAAGGTGAAGTCTTTACCGTCGAGATTACTGCCGATGGAAAGTACGTCTTGGCAGGCAGTGCCGACAACCGGTTGCGAGTTTGGCGATTGAAGTCCGTCGATAAACCTCGTATCAATCCAATCGTCGCAACTCGTTTCGTGGACGAGTCACCGCTTGTGAATTTTGCGTTGACCGGTGACGGCAAAGAACTGGTCGTGATGAGTGAAGCAGGCAACTTGAAACGCATCCGCACGTCGGATTGGACACCGTCGGGAGTGATCGATTCGGTTGGCAGCGGTGCTAGCGATTTGGCGATTGACTTGGGCGGAAAATCGATCCTTGTCTCGATGATGAACGGCACTGTCGAACGACGTGAATTGCCAGCAATGAGCGGCAAGTCGAATGGGAAGCCGATCGAGGGACCGCATGCTGTTCCGCCAAAGTACATGGACTTGGGCGAGCTGGTCAGTGTGTCCGAGTCCGATGCGAAATCCGAATTGAAATCGCAGTCGGGTGTGGTCGACGTTGATCGCGGAGCCCGCATCAGCGGCGTGATTTCTCTGCCAGGTCAAGTCGACCGTTTTCGCTGGCATGCTCGGGCGGGCGAAGTTTGGGCGATTGATGCGGATGCCACTGGCAAGGCTGGCAAGATTGATCCCTTTATTGCAATCGTTGACGACGATGGTCAACGGGTTCCGCGAGTTCGGTTGCAAGCGATTCGCGACACGTACTTTACGTTTCGCGGAAAGAACAGCACGCAGGTCAATGACTTTCGGATGTTCAATTTCGAAGAGCTGAACTTGAACGATTTTTTGTACGCCAGCGGAGAAGTGACTCGCTTGTTCATGCGTCCGCGTGGTCCCGATTCGGGGTTCAATGTTTATCCGAACAGCGGCAATCGCTGGACATTCTTTGGTACCACGCACTCGACTCATGCGTTAGGCGAACCCGCCTATGTCGTTCGCCCGCTTGCGCCGGGTGACCAGCCTTTGGCGAACGGGTTGCCCGTGTTTGACATCTACTACGAAAACGATGACGATCCGATGCGGATGGCGGGTACGGGCAGTCGGTTACTGTTCACCGCTCCGGCCGATGGGCGATACACCGTGCAAGTCACCGACACTCGCGGGGAAGGCGGTGACGATTACGGATACACCTTGGCAGTGAGAGCGGCACAGCCAGCGTTTGTGCCTCATGTGAAACCGGTCACCAAGAGTCTGCGGCGGGGCGGAGGTCGTGAAATTCAGATCAACGTCGACCGCACCGATGGGTTTGATGGTCCGGTGAAGTTCGATATTCAGGGTTTGCCGGAGGAAGTTGTATCGAACTTTCCTGTCACGATCGAAAAGGGCCAGCAGTCAGCGGTGGCGATGGTTTGGATTCCCGAGTCCGCGAAGGGTTGGGACGGCGAGGTCGAGCCGACTTTGGTTGCAACGGCCAAGGTGCTCGGGCGAAACGTCGAGCGACGGGTGGGATCAATCGGCAAATTGAAGGTTGCCAACCGAGCGGAAGTGATTTCGACGATCCAGCCGATCGGCCGAACCGAAATAGCCGACTCGGCTTGGACACTGACCGTGCGAAGAGGCGAAACCGTGCCCGCTCGCGTGATCCTGGATCGAAAAGACGGCTTTAAAAATGAAGTCAGCTTTGGCAAAGAAGAGGCCGGGCGGAACTCGACCCACGGCGTTTATGTCGACAACATCGGACTCAACGGGCTGCTGGTTCCGGCAGGAATGACGCAGCAAGATTTCTTTGTGACCGCCGATCCGATCGCGAAATTGGGGAAACGCCAGTTTTTCTTGACCGCCGGCGTTGATGGTGGTGTAACGACCCACCCCATCGTGGTGGAGGTGGTCGAGTAA